The Eurosta solidaginis isolate ZX-2024a chromosome 4, ASM4086904v1, whole genome shotgun sequence genome includes a window with the following:
- the LOC137247515 gene encoding uncharacterized protein: MSDGIFTPVFRCNATLNGENISPGPDNIQMELNNIKKQISAATEKLNTLINIQAKNNLLMQRVLEKVEKKVNFPVLDVRSLDEIENYVAKNKDVYVSNIRNIIGQVGIINGFKKSSATKPWHRLIMMDCKKKPRLKNMRTSMMPYTQYKLKGTPDGIMNGTLEDHSKWRKIDIIRQTAKATK, from the exons ATGTCGGACGGCATATTTACACCAGTTTTTAGGTGCAATGCCACACTAAATGGCGAAAACATTTCTCCAGGCCCGGACAATATACAAATGGAGTTGAAcaatataaaaaagcaaataagTGCAGCAACGGAAAAGTTAAAta CCTTAATTAACATCCAGGCAAAAAATAATTTGCTTATGCAAAGGGTTCTGGAGAAAGTGGAGAAGAAAGTAAACTTTCCAGTTCTTGATGTGAGGAGTCTCGATGAAATTGAAAACTATGTTGCGAAAAACAAAGATGTATAT gtttccAATATTAGGAACATTATTGGGCAAGTTGGCATTATAAACGGCTTCAAAAAATCCTCAGCGACAAAACCATGGCACAGATTAATTATGATGGATTGCAAAAAAAAACCCCGTTTAAAAAATATGAGAACCTCCATGATGCCCTATACG cAATACAAACTGAAGGGTACACCAGACGGGATTATGAACGGGACCTTAGAAGATCATTCAAAATGGCGAAAAATCGATATTATAAGGCAAACtgcaaaagcaacaaaataa